From Actinosynnema mirum DSM 43827, a single genomic window includes:
- a CDS encoding Crp/Fnr family transcriptional regulator: protein MSMLPPRAQAELLELGTERAFKRGDVLMRQGDTTDHVVLLHQALVKATGVQANGRETLFSIKVGGDLVGEMAAMDNSHRSATVTLCGDGTGRVISAVAFRGYLRANPDAHFALTRMIMQTLKWADRRRLDFTGPTLVRLARLLGELADAHRSGQGDQAVLNLGLSQGDLADLIGAEEDTTRKELRVLRDRGLISLGYRSVTVADRAGLDRLADGRDAGGHGRAGERP, encoded by the coding sequence ATGAGCATGTTGCCGCCCCGCGCCCAGGCGGAGCTGCTCGAACTGGGGACCGAACGAGCGTTCAAGCGCGGTGACGTGCTGATGCGGCAGGGCGACACGACCGACCACGTGGTGCTCCTCCACCAGGCGCTGGTGAAGGCGACCGGGGTGCAGGCCAACGGCCGGGAGACGCTGTTCAGCATCAAGGTCGGCGGCGACCTGGTGGGCGAGATGGCGGCGATGGACAACTCGCACCGCTCGGCCACCGTGACCCTGTGCGGGGACGGGACGGGGCGGGTGATCAGCGCGGTGGCGTTCCGGGGGTACCTGCGGGCCAACCCGGACGCGCACTTCGCCCTCACCCGGATGATCATGCAGACGCTGAAGTGGGCGGATCGGCGCAGGCTCGACTTCACCGGGCCGACGCTGGTGCGGTTGGCCAGGCTGCTCGGCGAGCTGGCCGACGCCCACCGCAGCGGGCAGGGCGACCAGGCCGTGCTGAACCTGGGGCTCAGCCAGGGGGACCTCGCCGACCTGATCGGCGCCGAGGAGGACACCACCCGCAAGGAGCTGCGCGTGCTGCGCGACCGCGGGCTGATCAGCCTGGGCTACCGGTCCGTCACCGTGGCCGACCGGGCCGGGCTGGACCGGCTCGCGGACGGCCGGGACGCGGGCGGGCACGGCCGGGCGGGGGAGAGGCCGTGA
- a CDS encoding glycosyltransferase 87 family protein, with product MAVVERPDKRLLGVWAVAAVALLVIVHQRSSEGLLDLRVYRTGGEAWLRDLRLYADDFPKPLDGPPFPFTYPPLAAAIFSLFALVPFPAAVLVWTTLGLVLLLVVCVLSAWHLYGDARRALLVGVIVSIGALVLEPVWATFDFGQINLVIMGLAALDCLLPRTRWPRGLLIGFAAAIKLTPAVFVLFFLARGRWKPVLTAVASFVGFGLVGAVVAFEDTKQYWFHTLLDPARIGELGYAGNQSLRGLVNRLGLTGAAESVAWLLLSLGVAALAWVAVRRAREDVSALLAVSIAALLASPVSWTHHWVWVVPGLVLLVGQRSVAGWVTLVLVADLFVWAPLWLLPHDKGVEVGWNAWQQLVGNSYVLVAVAALVYLAVRKPAPVTRLEPDVAPVATDR from the coding sequence GTGGCAGTGGTGGAACGACCGGACAAGCGGCTGCTGGGCGTGTGGGCGGTGGCGGCCGTCGCGCTGCTCGTCATCGTCCACCAGCGCTCCAGCGAGGGCCTGCTCGACCTGCGGGTCTACCGCACGGGGGGAGAGGCCTGGCTGCGCGACCTCCGGCTGTACGCCGACGACTTCCCCAAACCCCTGGACGGCCCGCCGTTCCCCTTCACCTACCCGCCGCTCGCCGCCGCGATCTTCAGCCTCTTCGCGCTGGTCCCGTTCCCCGCCGCGGTTCTGGTGTGGACGACGCTCGGCCTGGTGCTGCTGCTGGTGGTGTGCGTCCTCTCCGCCTGGCACCTGTACGGGGACGCGCGCCGCGCGCTGCTCGTCGGCGTCATCGTCTCCATCGGCGCGCTCGTGCTGGAACCGGTGTGGGCCACCTTCGACTTCGGCCAGATCAACCTGGTCATCATGGGCCTGGCCGCGCTGGACTGCCTGCTGCCGCGCACCCGCTGGCCCAGGGGCCTGCTGATCGGCTTCGCCGCCGCGATCAAGCTGACGCCCGCCGTGTTCGTGCTGTTCTTCCTGGCGCGCGGCAGGTGGAAGCCGGTCCTCACCGCCGTCGCCTCGTTCGTCGGTTTCGGACTCGTCGGCGCGGTCGTCGCGTTCGAGGACACCAAGCAGTACTGGTTCCACACCCTGCTCGACCCCGCGCGCATCGGTGAGCTCGGCTACGCGGGCAACCAGTCGCTGCGCGGCCTGGTCAACCGCCTCGGCCTGACCGGCGCCGCCGAGTCCGTGGCGTGGCTGCTGCTGTCGCTGGGCGTCGCGGCCCTCGCCTGGGTCGCGGTGCGCCGGGCGCGCGAGGACGTGTCCGCGCTGCTGGCCGTGTCGATCGCGGCGCTGCTGGCGTCCCCGGTGTCCTGGACGCACCACTGGGTGTGGGTCGTGCCCGGCCTGGTGCTGCTGGTGGGGCAGCGCTCCGTCGCGGGCTGGGTGACGCTGGTGCTGGTCGCCGACCTGTTCGTGTGGGCCCCGCTGTGGCTGCTGCCGCACGACAAGGGCGTCGAGGTCGGCTGGAACGCGTGGCAGCAGCTCGTCGGCAACTCCTACGTGCTGGTCGCGGTGGCGGCGCTGGTGTACCTGGCGGTCCGCAAGCCCGCTCCCGTCACGAGGCTGGAACCGGACGTCGCACCGGTCGCCACCGACCGCTGA
- a CDS encoding S9 family peptidase: MRPDDLRLLDLPGSLSVRGDLVLVNTARPDAETNTYRGSLHRLPLDGSGARQWTWAERDSAPRISPDGRWVAFLRVTGSGKPPQVHVMAADGGDARRVTDAPLGAGAPVWSPDSTRLAYTARVPEPGRYGSEVDGVAPGPDAEAPRHITRLDYRVDDLGFTGDRRPRLFVVDALVAGADPVELTDGSHDLGAPAWTADGTRLVFSAPRDLDAVETHQDDLYSVPAEGGAAPELLVRAPGAAGDPVPLADGGVLFYGLDNPEDSGVARNLGLWLARGDELRRLTDVETVDCEKAAGAPVVTGDGVLVAVRNRGAVELRRVPLDADRVDLAGTELLAGEKAEVRAFAADGDVVVAAISDTESPARVVRVGGGLLADFAPDLPKARVEELTGSAPDGYPVHGWVVLPEGEGPHPVVLSVHGGPFMYYGWGFFDEARVYAAAGYAVVLPNPRGSAGYGQAHGRAVIGAFGTVDVDDVLATLDTALARPDLDAGRVGVMGGSYGGFMTSWLSAHHGERFRAAWSERAVNAWDSFTGASDIGWYFADAYCGADPEAQLRMSPLTYADKISIPFMVVHSEHDWRCPVEQAQRMYVALRRNGAPAEMLLFPGEGHELTRSGKPRHRRQRFAAALDWWSRHLG, from the coding sequence GTGCGCCCCGATGACTTGCGACTGCTCGACCTGCCAGGCTCCCTCTCGGTGCGAGGCGACCTCGTCCTGGTGAACACGGCCCGCCCCGACGCGGAGACCAACACCTACCGAGGTTCCCTGCACCGCCTCCCGCTCGACGGGAGCGGGGCGCGGCAGTGGACGTGGGCGGAACGCGACTCGGCCCCCCGGATCTCCCCGGACGGGCGCTGGGTCGCGTTCCTCCGCGTCACCGGGTCGGGCAAGCCGCCGCAGGTGCACGTCATGGCCGCCGACGGCGGTGACGCCCGCCGCGTCACCGACGCCCCGCTCGGCGCGGGCGCCCCGGTCTGGTCGCCCGACTCCACCCGTCTCGCGTACACCGCGCGCGTGCCCGAGCCCGGCCGCTACGGCTCCGAGGTCGACGGCGTCGCGCCCGGCCCCGACGCCGAGGCCCCGCGCCACATCACCCGGCTCGACTACCGCGTCGACGACCTCGGCTTCACCGGCGACCGCCGCCCCCGCCTGTTCGTGGTGGACGCGCTGGTCGCCGGGGCCGACCCGGTCGAGCTGACCGACGGCTCCCACGACCTCGGCGCCCCCGCGTGGACCGCCGACGGCACGCGGCTGGTGTTCTCCGCGCCCCGCGACCTCGACGCCGTCGAGACCCACCAGGACGACCTCTACAGCGTGCCCGCCGAGGGCGGCGCCGCCCCCGAGCTGCTCGTGCGCGCCCCCGGCGCGGCGGGCGACCCGGTGCCGCTGGCCGACGGCGGCGTCCTGTTCTACGGCCTGGACAACCCCGAGGACAGCGGCGTCGCCCGCAACCTCGGCCTGTGGCTGGCGCGCGGCGACGAGCTGCGCAGGCTCACCGACGTCGAGACCGTCGACTGCGAGAAGGCCGCGGGCGCGCCCGTCGTGACCGGCGACGGCGTGCTCGTCGCGGTCCGCAACCGGGGCGCCGTCGAGCTGCGCCGCGTCCCGCTGGACGCCGACCGGGTCGACCTCGCGGGCACCGAGCTGCTCGCGGGCGAGAAGGCCGAGGTCAGGGCGTTCGCGGCGGACGGCGACGTGGTCGTGGCCGCGATCTCCGACACCGAGAGCCCGGCCCGCGTCGTGCGCGTCGGCGGCGGGCTGCTCGCCGACTTCGCCCCCGACCTGCCGAAGGCGCGCGTCGAGGAGCTCACCGGCTCCGCCCCCGACGGCTACCCGGTGCACGGCTGGGTCGTGCTGCCCGAGGGCGAGGGCCCGCACCCGGTGGTGCTGTCCGTGCACGGCGGCCCGTTCATGTACTACGGCTGGGGCTTCTTCGACGAGGCCAGGGTGTACGCCGCCGCGGGCTACGCGGTCGTGCTGCCCAACCCGCGCGGCTCCGCCGGGTACGGCCAGGCGCACGGCAGGGCCGTCATCGGCGCGTTCGGCACCGTCGACGTGGACGACGTCCTGGCCACCCTCGACACCGCGCTGGCCCGCCCCGACCTGGACGCCGGGCGCGTCGGCGTCATGGGCGGCTCCTACGGCGGCTTCATGACCTCGTGGCTGTCCGCCCACCACGGCGAGCGCTTCCGCGCGGCCTGGAGCGAGCGCGCCGTCAACGCCTGGGACTCGTTCACCGGCGCGTCCGACATCGGCTGGTACTTCGCCGACGCCTACTGCGGCGCGGACCCCGAGGCCCAGCTCCGGATGAGCCCGCTGACCTACGCGGACAAGATCAGCATCCCGTTCATGGTGGTGCACTCCGAGCACGACTGGCGCTGCCCGGTCGAGCAGGCCCAGCGCATGTACGTCGCGCTGCGCCGCAACGGCGCGCCCGCCGAGATGCTGCTGTTCCCCGGCGAGGGCCACGAGCTCACCCGCTCCGGCAAGCCCCGCCACCGCAGGCAGCGCTTCGCCGCAGCCCTCGACTGGTGGTCCCGCCACCTGGGCTGA
- a CDS encoding ABC transporter permease → MSDDKASPTTSGGDSRDNNSRDNGVHTDPHGASDLAEAVRAERPGVEADGSRTGYRASRTLPIRVELVRQLLRRRTQLVLGFLVLLPVILVVAFELGEDAPNRRSGGFVDLATASGVNFVVLTLFVCSSFLLPMIVALFFGDTIASEASWSSLKYLLAAPIPRHRLLRRKAAASGILSVLSLLVLPGTALLVGVLWYGAGELVSPTGEAAPFADGVLGVFLAVCYISVQLFWVAGLALYLSVSTDAPLGAVGGAVLASILSQILDQITALEDLRNYLPTHYALAWMDLLSTDIDWSQMAKGVFSALAYGALFSFLAARKFSTKDITS, encoded by the coding sequence ATGAGCGACGACAAGGCGAGCCCGACCACGTCGGGCGGGGACTCCCGCGACAACAACTCCCGCGACAACGGGGTGCACACCGACCCGCACGGGGCGAGCGACCTGGCCGAGGCGGTCCGGGCCGAGCGGCCGGGCGTCGAGGCGGACGGGTCGCGGACCGGGTACCGGGCCTCGCGGACGCTGCCGATCCGGGTCGAGCTGGTCAGGCAGCTGCTGCGGCGGCGGACCCAGCTGGTGCTCGGGTTCCTGGTGCTGCTGCCGGTGATCCTGGTGGTGGCGTTCGAGCTGGGCGAGGACGCGCCGAACCGCCGGTCCGGCGGGTTCGTCGACCTGGCCACGGCGAGCGGGGTGAACTTCGTCGTCCTGACGCTGTTCGTGTGCTCCAGCTTCCTGCTGCCGATGATCGTGGCCCTGTTCTTCGGGGACACGATCGCCAGCGAGGCGTCCTGGTCCAGCCTGAAGTACCTGCTGGCCGCGCCGATCCCCCGGCACCGGCTGCTGCGGCGCAAGGCCGCGGCCTCCGGCATCCTGTCGGTGCTGTCGCTGCTGGTGCTGCCGGGGACCGCGCTGCTGGTCGGCGTGCTCTGGTACGGGGCGGGCGAGCTGGTCAGCCCCACCGGCGAGGCCGCGCCGTTCGCGGACGGCGTCCTCGGCGTGTTCCTGGCGGTCTGCTACATCTCGGTGCAGCTGTTCTGGGTCGCCGGGCTGGCGCTGTACCTGTCGGTGTCCACGGACGCGCCGCTCGGCGCGGTCGGCGGGGCGGTGCTGGCGTCGATCCTGTCGCAGATCCTGGACCAGATCACGGCGCTGGAGGACCTGCGGAACTACCTGCCCACGCACTACGCGCTGGCGTGGATGGACCTGCTGTCCACCGACATCGACTGGTCGCAGATGGCCAAGGGGGTGTTCTCCGCGCTGGCCTACGGGGCGCTGTTCTCGTTCCTGGCGGCGCGGAAGTTCAGCACCAAGGACATCACCAGCTGA
- a CDS encoding TerC family protein, which translates to MTVPVWLWLATIAGLLILLAIDLFVVDRHPHEVSLAEAGRWVVFYVAMAVLFGAGIWYFEGGTPAGEFFAGYITEYSLSVDNLFIFLIIMTTFKVPAIHQHKVLLIGILMALVLRGGFIAAGAALIERFSAVFYLFGAFLIYTGYKLARGEDEDEEFKENAGLRMVRRVLPVTDEYHGSKSFTRIDGKRHVTPMFIVMIAIGSTDLLFALDSIPAIFGLTKEPFLVFTANAFALMGLRQLYFLLGGLLAKLVYLSIGLSVILGFIGVKLILEALHTNSLPFLNGGEPFGVPTIGIGLSLSVIVGVLVITTVASLIKVKRHPEAVKQPVEG; encoded by the coding sequence ATGACTGTTCCCGTGTGGTTGTGGCTGGCCACGATCGCGGGTCTGCTGATCCTGCTCGCGATCGACCTGTTCGTGGTCGACCGCCACCCCCACGAGGTCTCCCTCGCCGAGGCCGGCCGCTGGGTCGTCTTCTACGTGGCGATGGCCGTGCTGTTCGGTGCCGGGATCTGGTACTTCGAGGGCGGCACCCCGGCCGGTGAGTTCTTCGCCGGGTACATCACCGAGTACTCGCTCAGCGTCGACAACCTCTTCATCTTCCTGATCATCATGACCACCTTCAAGGTGCCCGCGATCCACCAGCACAAGGTGCTGCTGATCGGCATCCTGATGGCGCTCGTGCTCCGGGGCGGCTTCATCGCGGCGGGCGCCGCGCTCATCGAGCGGTTCTCCGCCGTGTTCTACCTGTTCGGCGCGTTCCTGATCTACACCGGCTACAAGCTGGCGCGCGGCGAGGACGAGGACGAGGAGTTCAAGGAGAACGCCGGGCTGCGCATGGTGCGCAGGGTCCTGCCGGTCACCGACGAGTACCACGGCTCCAAGTCGTTCACCCGGATCGACGGCAAGCGCCACGTCACGCCGATGTTCATCGTGATGATCGCCATCGGCTCCACCGACCTGCTGTTCGCGCTCGACTCGATCCCCGCGATCTTCGGCCTGACCAAGGAGCCGTTCCTGGTCTTCACCGCGAACGCGTTCGCGCTGATGGGCCTGCGCCAGCTGTACTTCCTGCTCGGCGGCCTGCTCGCCAAGCTCGTCTACCTGTCGATCGGCCTGTCGGTGATCCTCGGCTTCATCGGCGTGAAGCTGATCCTGGAGGCGCTGCACACCAACTCGCTGCCGTTCCTCAACGGCGGCGAGCCGTTCGGCGTGCCGACGATCGGCATCGGGCTGTCGCTGTCGGTGATCGTCGGCGTGCTGGTCATCACGACCGTGGCGAGCCTGATCAAGGTGAAGCGGCACCCCGAGGCGGTCAAGCAGCCGGTCGAGGGGTAG
- a CDS encoding GNAT family N-acetyltransferase, translated as MQWTVRAGSPDDAPEIARINVESWQRAYRGIVADPVLDRMLPESRLPGWVRVLALPDPSRVFVAVEPSGKIGAYCAVDAVREERDAHPDLRTGELVAMYADPGFLGTGAGHAVHEAAVAHLADQGFRYAVLWVFEDNGPSREFYESHGWRHDGASERYELAEQLLPEVRYARFLPRRGPRGQRPSPTARGNGVRR; from the coding sequence ATGCAGTGGACCGTGCGGGCCGGGTCGCCCGACGACGCGCCGGAGATCGCCAGGATCAACGTGGAGTCCTGGCAGCGTGCCTACCGGGGGATCGTCGCCGACCCCGTGCTCGACCGGATGCTCCCGGAGAGCAGGCTCCCCGGCTGGGTGAGGGTGCTCGCCCTGCCCGATCCGAGCCGGGTGTTCGTGGCCGTCGAGCCGAGCGGGAAGATCGGGGCCTACTGCGCGGTGGACGCCGTGCGCGAGGAGCGCGACGCCCACCCCGACCTGCGGACCGGCGAGCTGGTCGCGATGTACGCCGATCCGGGGTTCCTGGGGACGGGGGCCGGGCACGCGGTGCACGAGGCGGCTGTCGCGCACCTGGCGGACCAGGGGTTCCGGTACGCGGTGCTGTGGGTGTTCGAGGACAACGGGCCGTCGCGGGAGTTCTACGAGTCGCACGGGTGGCGGCACGACGGGGCCTCGGAGCGGTACGAGCTGGCGGAGCAGCTGCTGCCCGAGGTCCGGTACGCGCGGTTCCTGCCCCGGCGCGGGCCGAGGGGCCAGCGCCCGTCACCGACCGCGCGGGGGAACGGGGTGCGGCGGTGA
- a CDS encoding RES family NAD+ phosphorylase: MSRLPQPPAPAVLQANLRRTEDVVAVHQATRLVRIFTAKGLHPQRWNSFRYTGPLPHARFDTQPPGPGGELTHDQDQGVLYFGLTVRTCVAEVFQATSVVDRRTRSPFLVVLRPKRTLRLLDLTGLWPTRVGASQEISSGPKVITQAWARTIRAAYPELDGLWYRSSMDGGNEAVCLWDPPGGSGLPASPDVLLPLEHPGLDLPLARVCEELNYTLLN, from the coding sequence ATGTCTCGGCTTCCCCAGCCGCCCGCCCCCGCCGTGCTGCAGGCCAACCTGCGGCGCACCGAGGACGTCGTGGCGGTGCACCAGGCCACCCGGCTGGTGCGGATCTTCACCGCGAAGGGGCTGCACCCCCAGCGGTGGAACAGCTTCCGCTACACCGGACCGCTGCCGCACGCCCGCTTCGACACCCAGCCGCCGGGACCCGGCGGTGAGCTGACGCACGACCAGGACCAGGGCGTGCTGTACTTCGGGCTCACCGTCCGGACCTGCGTCGCCGAGGTGTTCCAGGCGACGTCGGTGGTGGACCGGCGCACCCGCAGCCCGTTCCTGGTGGTGCTGCGCCCCAAGCGGACCCTGCGGCTGCTCGACCTGACCGGCCTGTGGCCGACCAGGGTCGGGGCGTCGCAGGAGATCAGCTCCGGACCCAAGGTGATCACCCAGGCGTGGGCGCGCACCATCCGCGCGGCGTACCCCGAGCTGGACGGCCTCTGGTACCGCTCGTCCATGGACGGCGGCAACGAGGCCGTGTGCCTGTGGGACCCGCCGGGCGGCTCGGGGCTGCCCGCCTCGCCGGACGTGCTGCTGCCCCTGGAGCACCCCGGACTCGACCTGCCGCTCGCCAGGGTGTGCGAGGAGCTGAACTACACCCTGCTGAACTGA
- a CDS encoding alpha/beta fold hydrolase encodes MAIPSRLRGRWSLPALVVLVALVGGVVVWTRGGDDPPQVHTRDAVIDVPEAPGSDRALQIDTTLYLPEKTPAPAILLPHGFGGSKNSVATEATELAQRGFVVLTYSARGFGRSTGQISLNSVDHEVNDAKRLLDWLATRQEVMTDAPGDPRVGVTGGSYGGALALSLAGVDPRVDTIAPTITFNDLASALLPNHGATGEAVDTRTPTPGPSGDAGVFKRSWSGLFFSAGLGGGNMSGPTQEAPEAGQDDDQQVGAAATAAPEGSTAEGSATGQPGQGQQPGQGRGAAPLNGTCGRFAEDVCAAYNEIATTGTAGQASLDVLRRGSPSELTGRITQPTMIVQGEQDTLFGLDQADANARQIAATGAKVKVVWYAGGHDGGSPGPELRGQIADWMDFHLNGAGTDPGTTFQYAVQGAFRSSGSVALRDVVAPAYPGLGGQAAVNRQDVALTGREQAVINPAGGNPASVSSLPGLGAAVSRSSSLSSRLTIDMPGQTAVFTSEALTSQLLVTGASTVRLKIAAVPGQAVPEGGAVLFAKLYDADANGGKVLPGSAVAPFRVPELPADGTPVEVSVSLPGVVRPVESGHRLQLAVSTTDQAFANAQEPAVYRIALADGDTGNVRVPVVTGSNRVSEVPADALWGIAGVLALSAVAAVVAWFRRRLATDLDPELAEVPLVIKGLKKSYPGGLTAVNDLSFRVEHGQVLGLLGPNGAGKTTSLRMLMGLIQPSEGEIRVFGHRITPGAPVLSRIGSFVEGSGFLPHLSGKANLELYWSATGRPLEQAHFDEALEIAGLGKAVHRKVRTYSQGMRQRLAIAQAMLGLPDLLVLDEPANGLDPPQIHAMRDVLRRYAAAGRTVLVSSHLLAEVEQTCSHVVVMHKGALVAAGPVEEIATGSGEATFRVDRPEEAAEVLRSLDGVLEVQVDGEQVHAALNGTPRAEALQALVAAGVSVDQAGPRRRLEDAFLELVGE; translated from the coding sequence GTGGCCATCCCTTCCCGCCTTCGCGGCAGGTGGTCGCTCCCCGCGCTGGTCGTGCTCGTCGCCTTGGTAGGTGGCGTTGTCGTCTGGACGCGCGGGGGCGACGACCCGCCGCAGGTGCACACCCGTGACGCGGTGATCGACGTCCCGGAGGCCCCCGGCAGCGACCGGGCCCTCCAGATCGACACCACCCTCTACCTGCCCGAGAAGACCCCGGCTCCGGCGATCCTGCTCCCGCACGGATTCGGCGGCAGCAAGAACAGCGTGGCCACCGAGGCGACCGAACTGGCCCAGCGCGGCTTCGTCGTGCTGACCTACTCGGCCCGCGGCTTCGGCCGCAGCACCGGGCAGATCTCGCTCAACTCGGTCGACCACGAGGTCAACGACGCCAAGCGCCTGCTCGACTGGCTCGCGACCCGCCAGGAGGTCATGACCGACGCCCCCGGCGACCCGAGGGTCGGCGTCACCGGCGGCTCCTACGGCGGCGCGCTCGCGCTGTCCCTGGCGGGCGTCGACCCGCGCGTGGACACCATCGCGCCCACCATCACGTTCAACGACCTCGCCTCCGCCCTGCTGCCGAACCACGGCGCCACCGGCGAGGCGGTCGACACCCGCACGCCCACGCCCGGCCCGTCCGGCGACGCGGGCGTGTTCAAGCGCTCGTGGTCCGGCCTGTTCTTCTCCGCCGGTCTCGGCGGCGGGAACATGTCCGGCCCCACGCAGGAGGCCCCCGAGGCCGGTCAGGACGACGACCAGCAGGTCGGCGCCGCCGCGACCGCCGCCCCCGAGGGCTCGACGGCCGAGGGCTCGGCGACCGGTCAGCCCGGTCAGGGCCAGCAGCCCGGCCAGGGCAGGGGCGCGGCCCCGCTCAACGGCACCTGCGGTCGCTTCGCCGAGGACGTGTGCGCGGCGTACAACGAGATCGCCACGACCGGCACCGCGGGCCAGGCGTCCCTGGACGTGCTGCGCCGCGGCTCGCCCTCCGAGCTGACCGGCCGGATCACCCAGCCGACCATGATCGTGCAGGGCGAGCAGGACACCCTGTTCGGCCTCGACCAGGCCGACGCCAACGCCAGGCAGATCGCCGCGACCGGCGCCAAGGTCAAGGTCGTCTGGTACGCGGGCGGCCACGACGGCGGCTCCCCCGGCCCCGAGCTGCGCGGCCAGATCGCCGACTGGATGGACTTCCACCTCAACGGCGCGGGGACCGACCCCGGCACCACGTTCCAGTACGCGGTGCAGGGCGCGTTCCGCAGCAGCGGCTCGGTCGCGCTGCGCGACGTCGTCGCCCCGGCCTACCCCGGTCTCGGCGGCCAGGCCGCGGTGAACCGGCAGGACGTGGCGCTGACCGGCCGCGAGCAGGCCGTGATCAACCCGGCGGGCGGCAACCCGGCGTCGGTGAGCAGCCTGCCCGGTCTGGGCGCGGCGGTCAGCCGGTCCAGCTCGCTCTCCAGCAGGCTCACGATCGACATGCCCGGCCAGACCGCCGTGTTCACCAGCGAGGCCCTGACCTCGCAGCTGCTGGTGACCGGCGCGTCCACGGTGCGGCTGAAGATCGCCGCCGTGCCCGGCCAGGCCGTGCCCGAGGGCGGCGCGGTGCTGTTCGCGAAGCTGTACGACGCCGACGCGAACGGCGGCAAGGTGCTGCCCGGCTCGGCCGTGGCCCCGTTCCGGGTGCCCGAGCTGCCCGCCGACGGCACGCCCGTCGAGGTGTCGGTGTCGCTGCCGGGCGTGGTGCGCCCGGTGGAGAGCGGGCACCGGCTGCAGCTGGCCGTGTCGACCACCGACCAGGCGTTCGCCAACGCGCAGGAGCCCGCCGTCTACCGGATCGCGCTCGCCGACGGCGACACCGGGAACGTGCGGGTGCCGGTGGTGACCGGCTCGAACAGGGTCAGCGAGGTGCCCGCCGACGCGCTGTGGGGCATCGCGGGCGTGCTCGCGCTGTCCGCCGTCGCGGCCGTCGTCGCGTGGTTCCGGCGCAGGCTGGCCACCGACCTCGACCCGGAGCTGGCCGAGGTCCCGCTGGTCATCAAGGGCCTGAAGAAGTCCTACCCCGGTGGCCTGACCGCCGTGAACGACCTGTCGTTCCGGGTGGAGCACGGCCAGGTGCTGGGCCTGCTCGGCCCCAACGGCGCGGGCAAGACCACGTCGCTGCGGATGCTGATGGGCCTGATCCAGCCGAGCGAGGGCGAGATCAGGGTGTTCGGGCACAGGATCACGCCCGGCGCCCCGGTGCTCTCCCGCATCGGCTCGTTCGTGGAGGGCTCCGGCTTCCTGCCGCACCTGTCCGGCAAGGCCAACCTGGAGCTGTACTGGTCGGCGACCGGCAGGCCGCTGGAGCAGGCGCACTTCGACGAGGCGCTGGAGATCGCGGGCCTGGGCAAGGCGGTGCACCGCAAGGTGCGCACCTACAGCCAGGGCATGAGGCAGCGGCTCGCGATCGCCCAGGCGATGCTCGGGCTGCCGGACCTGCTGGTGCTGGACGAACCCGCCAACGGGCTCGACCCGCCCCAGATCCACGCCATGCGCGACGTGCTGCGGCGGTACGCGGCGGCCGGTCGCACGGTGCTGGTGTCCAGCCACCTGCTCGCCGAGGTCGAGCAGACGTGCAGCCACGTGGTGGTCATGCACAAGGGCGCCCTGGTCGCGGCGGGTCCGGTCGAGGAGATCGCGACCGGCAGCGGCGAGGCCACCTTCCGGGTCGACCGGCCCGAGGAGGCGGCGGAGGTGCTGCGGTCCCTCGACGGGGTGCTGGAGGTCCAGGTCGACGGCGAGCAGGTGCACGCGGCGCTGAACGGCACCCCGCGCGCCGAGGCGCTGCAGGCGCTGGTGGCGGCCGGGGTCTCGGTCGACCAGGCCGGGCCGCGCAGGCGGCTCGAGGACGCGTTCCTGGAGTTGGTGGGCGAATGA